CTCTAAAAGAGTTCATTCAGTTCAATCGACAAATATCCATATATACACATAACCATATTGTATCATATCGTATGAATTTGAGCTAAAGAATATTCGCAACACACTTACGCTGATGCAAAACTCCAAGGACTGCTTAACACATGCAACCAAACAGAAAGGCATATAGTCATAACAGCATACGATTTCGTACTCACATACCTGTAAACTTCACGCCCTCTGTCAACCGCTTCTTCATGAACAACGTCCACCTTCCGTTTCACACCCGTTGATAGCTGCTCCAAGAAAAAGTCCAAGAATGATCTAACGGTTGCAAATGTCACCCTTCCGGTCATATCAAGCACAAGCTTTCTGTTACTTGGAACCGCTAACGTTGAAGAAATCCTGCTCACGAACCCCTCACTCTCGCTTTTTCTTGATTTAATTCCACCGTTCAAAACCAGTTCTTTCCCGTTAGGATTCGATATAACTTCGTGGGAAGTCTTGACAAGCGTCTCTATCGCACCATTGCAGAATGTTGATAACAAATCTTTAACTTTTTCATTGTGTTTAGGGTTCGTTAAACCCTCCAAGATCTGGTCATACGGGTTGACATCCATCGTTTTATCAAGGTAAACCGTCACCAACGTGCTCACAAACTGCTGAATACAATCCCCGATCAGTCGTTTACATTTTTCTTCGGCTATCACATCCACCCACTTTTGCACCGAACTTGAACTTGAACTCGAACTACTCGAACGATTAAACTCATACCCAATCGCCATAACCATATTCTTCGCAAAACTCCCAACAATAACCGAAACAAAACCAGACCCAGCCGGCGAAAACAGCTTATCCAACGCCCTATCCGCAAACGCATTACCCCCCGGATCACCTTTCCTAgccccaaccctataccccctcAATATCCCAACCGTTAACGCGCGGGTCACACTAACAATCGACTCCGAAACCTCATTCGACTTGGTAATCTTAGACAATTGCCTCAAACTATTGGGGATTTCATCCGAATCCGACTGTATAAACTCCTTAAGATCCTTTGACACCACTCCTAACGTCTCGGCCGATTCGCCTAGCAATTCGGCTATCGAGGCTATCGCGCTAACAACCTTGACGAATCTTTCCCTCTTTTTGACAACAGAGGGTAAGTTATAAACCCTAATTGCACCATATGTTGAAAACCCTAAGGCTGCAAGCAAAATTAACCATTTCTTTCTCTTTTGTGTGtaatttaaacactttttcacAAGATCTGTATCCATATGACCAGTGAATTTGGCCTAATTTGGTGGAAATTAGGGTGAATTTGATCAATTGGCGTTTATGATtgagttagggttttggattgtgAATGTATAGATTTGAAGAATTGATGTATAGATACAAGTGAAGGTGTACGTATAGGTGTGAGATTACGAACCTTGAGAGCGGATTGGGAGAATGCTGTTGCGTCGTCGAGTTAACTGAACACCACCTACCTTCCAATCGGTCTCATCTCATCCACTACGAAATTACGTGTTTATATTTTATTTGGTTAAATTACACTATGACTACCTGTACTTTCCAAAATTAAGAACTAGTCCCTATATTGTTTATAAAGTGGATTATATAGAGCTCGGATCTATTCGACCATGctaaagctcgagctcgtttaacttaTGAAAGCTTGATCGAGCTTGGCTTGATTCGAACTTTGTTTCTAAAGATCGAGCTAGGCTCGTAGGTAAATTTTCAAGCTTGACTGCTGAGGCTCGAGTTGTTTATTATTTACTGATTAATTTATTttgttataattattattttatatataatttagttatttttcatAATTTGATAGATATTAATTAATATTCTTTAAATATatctaatatattaataaaaagaCGTATAAATAGTAGAGCCCGCTCAAGCTCAATAAGTGAAGCTCGGGAGTCGGGTTTAGGCTCGCTTATTAAACGAGCTTGTTATTAGGCTTAAGCTGGAGCTTGAGATAGTTTAAGTTCGGTTTGTTCGAGCTTTTTTACAAGTCAGTATTAAGTAGCACGTAAGTAGCTCGACTCATTTGATGATGGCACTTGGAAACCGGTTAATCGCTTAATTGTTAAGAGTCGTGTCCATAGGTTTAGTGTGGAAGTAAATTGTGGTGGCTTTAATTATATTTGATTGAAAGTACGTCTATTAGGTTCCTTGTTGCAATGAAGTGTTGAAGGTTTTAATTGCATTAGCTTGAAAGTATGTAGTTTGAGTCATCAACTTTTGGATATACAACATGTGTATTTTATTAAAGATAGCGTCTATGATGGTAATATAATCTATAGACATTACAAGTAAAAGTTCAATAACACATAATTAAAGTTTGAGCCTAGTAGTTGATACTCATAAGTTGAAAAGGTATTAGCTAAATATATTTAACAAGCACGTACTCAGACTTTTCACTTATGTATAAACATAAAAACATATGTATCAATTTATCATCAAATTCACATTAAGTATAATTGTTCTATGATCACTAGCTTAGCTTGTTTAAACGGTTATGGTCCATTGTTTAATATTTTGTGTATCAATCTTTTATGATTACGACATTGAAATCTTATTAAGGCCGTGTTTGGATTGTTTTACCTCCTTATGACTTATTGACTTCTTGGAAAAGGAGGTTTTGGGAATGGTGTTTAGGTAAATGATATTGAAATAACTTTTTTTAAcattataaaaaagaaaaataactgGATTTTGTGAAGTTGCTTTAGGGATCTCTTCATGCCATGTTAGAAGTTGTGTTACAAATTTAATTAGGAAAGCACCTCATCTTTTCAAAAGTAGAAAGATATAACCTTTAAATCGTTTGAATATTAGAGTTGAtcaatttatttaatatttaccaTATAAACTTGATAAGTTTAAATTAATTTGAACATTATAACTTTCATAAACAATTACATTACCTGAATAATCATATCCTGCTTGATTGTAGTATGACGGCTATATTATCCCTGAAACTTAGTGGAATGATGATCGTTTTAGCCATTTAGAAAGATGATTATTGATGACCTCTTGGTCTAGTGCGTTAAGTGTTCATCTACATTAAAGTGGTATAGATTTGAATCTTACAAAGTAAATACTAGGTGGATTTTAGAGTAATTTTAAACGATGGAGGAGGGATGATATTTATCAGAAGGTGAAGTTGAGGGACCGAATATACCTTCAAGCTATAATGAAGGTTAATAATGAAATTATCTCACATATGTTTGGAGAGAAGTTAGTTTTAATGGGTTACGTTTGAACATTGAAATGGACAAATggtataaataaaaatataaaatgtgGATAAGGACCATAAGGGTGACGATTGTAATCGAGATCAAGGGCCCACTATAATAATTTAAGCCGTCCAACCCAATAAGAAAATAATCAACTTACCGAGTCAATATCAACTCGCTGCTTAATTAACTCAGTTGGTCAACACATAAAAATAAGAGTTTATCGGACTCGTTAACCGGTCATAATCAACTTACCGAGTCAATATCAACTCGCTGCTTAATTAACTCAGTTGGTCAACACATAAAAATAAGAGTTTATCAGACTCGCTAATCGGTCCATATGAGGCAACCGACTCACAGCTCTGAAGCGAAGCCAAGAGATGGGATTAAGCCGCTATCTTTAGTCCCAACTGCCGTACTTAGGCTCAGACTCTGACCGGAATTCCTCAATCGGCCGATCATCATGGTGGGCTAGCCACTCAAAGTGTTTATCCAGTAAGGTTCAATAATGGATCTCTACTAGAAAACACAACATGCCAACCACTAGGCCACCTTGAGTGGTTAGCTTGTCAATATATCAAAAAGTCTTTTAAGAATCAAATTATTACGGTTTATATGTGTTATTAAATGATCCATGATTACGTATTAATAACATTAATTAATATAGATAAACTATAGATTTTGATGTattatctatctatactttctataaaagaagaaacttcaatgacataagaccgtggggtatggtggggcttgggttgggcattggttgacacgtggaatgggaaaAAAACCCACGCCCATatggtatggtggggcttgggttgggggcatgagttgacacatggccattgagagcccgccatgtcaccttgctagcccgccccacgcccggcttcaaacccacgccaaaggggccacgcccaaacccaagccccaacccaagccttcggggtggtggcttgggcattttcccccaacccacgccccataccccatggcctaagaaaagctgatgtgtcagctggTGTAACTCCCTGTTTTTTTgcactttccataattagaaagccttgtttgtatttctatttttggaaatctcgttttccttgtaatcgtatttcgtttcaagccattgtaaatccgagactttgatTATAATGAAATTGATCTTTTGCGTGAAATATTCATTATTTATACATGTTTACACATTTATACGTGCATTCGTTTGAGACATGATTCATAATTCGCATAAACgtaagtttaatttataaacaaTGATCGTGTATTCGTAATTCTTAAATCTTTTGTATGTTCAAACACTGGGTTATTCGATTATAAGATTAAGGAATATGATTTTCGCTTGGTTTATACCTAAATGAAAATCATTCACACTTGTTACATATGACACACTTAATATATCATATGTTAGTTTAGTTAAAACATGTTTCATTAcatttatatacttcattattatACATCAATTAAATGTTAAAAAGGAATACATAAACAGCCGGCCGGATGTAGTGTGGTTAAAATATTTTGTTGTTTTAATTAATTAACACCTCTTTGTATCACAATTAATCTACAACtaatttatattattaaaaaaatatatataataaaaagatgaatgACACCAGCTTGTGATCGGAACTAATGTTGTATGTAAATTGTTGAGTTTTAATAACCCCCTAAACCACATAATGTTACATTTAAATTAGTGGTTAATTATGTGATGAATTATAATAACAAAACCTACTAAATACTACTTAGTTGAACAAGGCAATATATATATCTTTactactagtcgtttacccgcgcgatgtgacgggaaacatatcacttaggttggcgagtttagggctatgtacggggtGTAGTTTCCAATGTGGCGTGCGACGATGATGGTGGTAGTGTAGCAGAACGTGAGGGTCGGTTGCGGCCTTCTTCAGCGGCGGAGAATCAGCGGTGTGGGGCGATTGGTGATTTCGTTATGGCGTTTGGTGGTTATTGTGCGACGGCCGGTTACCGGCTTCaggagaaaacaaaaaaaaattatgtgaTTCTAGTTATGTTATGAGGGGTTTTTAAGATGTGGGTAAACACACTAATTACCTTAACCGTTTTGACGCATTACCCATTCTACCTGAACCATCCATTATGCCACATTTTCTAAAGGTTCGATAACTTCTTTGAAAACCTTGTCTTGCCCCTCAACAACTTCCTGGccccaaaaaaaacaaaaaataaaacattttgttCCCACTGTTCATGAAAATTGCTATCGTCGTTGTCATCAAGAATCAACTTTACATCTAATCCATCATTGCACTTCTTTCGAAGAGTGCCTTCAGATCGCCTTCCACGTATGATATGTCCAATGTACATACTGAAATGTACATCCACAGAAAAACAATTAATAAACGCACAGCTTTGAAGGCACATTTGTTTTTATAATAGTCTATGTAAGTTGAAAAAAACAAGCATGCTTAAGAGTATGATCATATTGGTAAGTGAAAGTTTATGTCTGCCAATATGCCATTATAGTATGAAAACCTGACTTAACATCTCGACATGTATTAACAATGGCTGATTTGAACCACAACCAGTTTTAATGGATCAcaattaaatgttttcaaaacaaaaCTTAAATCCAATGTGAATAGTATTCAGCAAACCATAGTTTTCTGCAAATGAAATCGAAATAACAAACCTAAGCAGTGAGCATACTGGAACAACCAGCTGCCTTTGTCTTCTTCTCAGCACTCTTTGATGTCAGTTTCGCCTTAATAACAATCGGCTATGATGCAGAAACAGTACCCATCCCCAACACCTTAAAGTAACCTAACCATGTGACGTCAATAACGGGAACCTTATTAGTAGACGACTTCTCCTTCACGTCTGGTAGTACCATCGACCAGAATTTTTTACGGAGACTGTGGAAGTACCGCATACTGACTTCATCTTTAAGATGCTCTAAACATAGGCGCACCACGTGGCATACTTGAACCTGTGGATTCGATGCGATCAACAGTAGTCTGAATCACAGCCACTTTTTGCAGCGCTGGGCTTGTAAAAACTATCTGCAGAAACGTTGTATTTCTGATCAGTAATTGAGTGTTTTGGTTGACTCAGTTGGACAATCAAATGAATCCAAATCAAACAAATTCACGACGACATGGCGAACTGAGGTATACCGATTCCTAAGATATACCAGTAATCCATTTCTTGTGGCcctgaaataaaaaaaaagtacCCATCTAAAATAACACGATTAATATTATTGTTACCTCTTGAGATATAGTTTACGAAATCATTTTAGTGGAAGTGCACCTATCGCTTACCGTATAAACTTGTTGCGGCTGCCATGCATAAAACAAGGTGACGTTTGGGCTGCCCTGcataaaacaaaacatgtaatATGAATATTTTATGGACACAGCATTGACCTAAATGGCTAAATGGAATGATCTTGTATGAGAGCTTAAATGACGATGATACCCACCGCGAAAAATATGTCTGAACTTCCATTCGAAGTCATGTAGGCCCGTGCAATAAGTTCCTGTGCGGGTGGTTGCTGCGTAAAATCCTGTAGAACAAGAAAACAATGGTGTAAATTGTAATTATCCATTTCTAACGCTAAAACTGAAAGGTGGGGTAGAAAAGTAATTTACCAGTGGAGGGAAACTTTTTCAGCTGCCCGTTGAGGAACAGAGAATCCTCCGTGAGTACTCGTATCACTGGCGGTTAACGTCTTGCAAAAGTAGTTAGTTGGCTATCTGCTTAGAGTTCCCAGCTCAACCGGAAGAAATGTATCCTTTTGTTCTTGCTAAAAGAATATTACATCAAAATTATTAAAATATCAGTAAATATTACAACAAACAAACAGCATTAAGATTTAAGACATTAATGTGAGATTACAGGGGTCAACGGCTGCAACGTCATTTGGGCATACACCTCGTCCGTTTCAACATCCGCCTAAAATTACATAATCGAGCAATCTTTCTTATTAGTTTGTATTTTACACGTTTcactatatacatatacacatatgtattacATGTTTGATCCGTAATAGATAAAACATAACCCAAATAGACCAATTCACAagtaaacgtgtcaaaaatgccaCAGTAAAAACAAAATATGTGATCCATACCTGATATATATTTGAACCTGTAGAACTGAACGGATCTTCATGTGTCCCCATTTCTTTATCAAAAACACAATCCTGTAGAACTGAACGGATCTTCATGTGTCCCCATTTCTTTATATTTAAACCTGAATGATATCCGGGTACAAAAGCTATTAACCTCACCTGAAATTTGTATTTACCCAGTTTTAATAAACTAATTTAAGTAATACTAACAAACGTCAAACTTTCTTTATGTAAATATGAAACAAAGGTTACCGTTACTTTGCTGTAATCAAATTTCTTAAAAAAAGATGAATTGAGGCTGAAGTTGCCTCGTTCAGGGAATTGAACAAAAAACTCAGGCCACTGCAGTTATTATAAAGTTAGTTAcgtaatttaaaataaaataatctaCAATAGTCGAGATGCAGTAGTATAGTACCTTTAGTGCACTAAGATAATCAATAAGATCAGATTCAAATCCACTTCCTTTATCTGAACCGCCGTGTTTCCACGGGAAATCTTGCATCCACAAACCCTGGCTTTTGTTATTCCAATCGACATAGATTAAGTTTGCTGTATGGACGATAATTCGAATTCCCTGAGGATACACCAAAAAACATCGCTTTGGAATGGTGTGTCCCCCATGCAATGGGTAATGGAGGTTTGTGGAAAACCCAATTTGAAGGTCTGTTTctctataaaaaaaaataataaataataaataggtAAAAAGGTGAACGCCAACAGAATGATTCAAATTCATATTTGATAATTTTGATCGATGCAAACCTTCATATGCTCCTGCCTACCATCGCTTTCACCATGAACCACCAAAACATGTGGAGCTTTCTTTAGAGTTGGACATTCTacaccacaaaaaaaaaaaaaaatctatatctttttccaaaaaaaaaaaaaatctaaatctCCAAAAGATCAAGTCAATACAAGAAATAACATCATTAAACACATTTCAATAGTCAATCTACCCAAAAGAACTTCAGGAATGATCCCATTCAAGAACATAATCGAAAACACACATCTATTAATTTCTCTACCAGTGTATGACATTAAGCATTTGCGAAAACATATGATAATTAAACGTGTATCATTGTGACTTAGAAACCCTAATGAAGATTGAAATCACACATTATCAAGTAATTTATCCATTGTACTGAAATTAAAACCTCGTTCACATAGATTGACAAATTGTAAATTCAATTGATAAGTACAAAACTTCACATGAACACATAAATATGGGAATTTATCCACTATACTAAAATTAAAACCTGGGTCACCTCTATATACTTGACGGGAATCGCATCTGGAACTCCAACCACCGAGATCTGATTCTTCTCCATGATTTTGTTGTTTCCTTCCGAGTATTCTTATTATTCTTTACCAGATCTAGTCTTCAAACCATGACCTACAAGAAAATCCATCTTAAAACACAAACGTAAGTAAAATCCAGTGAATACATGAAGAAATAGTGTTCAGAATCAAAAGGACGGTGTTAGTTACCCTTGACGAATGTTGCAAAATGCAAATAAAAGCCGGAAAACAGAACCAAGAGGTCAGAATCTTCATCGATCTGTTGAAACTTCATAGATTTGGTGAAATCGTTCCTGAATCGCCAGAAAGAGAGGAGCAGATCTGGTGAAATCGTTCCTggatcgagagagagagagagaggagcagGGAAGCGgcattttgaaatgttttgaaatctgaaACCCTAGTTTGTGTTTATGTGACAGCGTGTTTAGTTTAGTGTTTAGTTTAGGGGAAAGGGTATAAGTGGAAAGTGAAGATTTCTGATGCTTAAAAGACTTGTACATCATGTTTTAGGGGTGTTTTAAGGAAATTTCAATgaccttaagaagtcctttggatatatatatattatatatagtatagatataataaaagaaaacactttatggacacttgtcatcatattagtacatctcttatagataattatttttttagtttaaactctttttagggacacttgtcatcatattagggcatctcttatagataattatttttttagtttaaactcttttaattaattatagataactctcctactaaatattatttagtttaatatcttatggataattattatttagtttaatcttcttctcatttataatattatttagagtTAACTttcattttgctccctgtggtttggttatTTTAACGGTTTTGATTCAACAGTTtgaaaatagtcattttcctccctgatctttcgagtttgtcgccagtttgctccctagatctaactcagttaaaacattcaattaaaagtaggggtatttcggtagtTTACTCCCTGGCACTAACTCAACTAAATCGTTTAGTTAAAAGTCGCGGTAGTCGTGGTCGGCAGGTGGTGGTAGATGGTTGTGGATGGTGGTGGCCGGTAGAAAAAGTGGTTGGAAAGATGGGGGATCAGAAAAGaattacttatatacatgtaaataaacaagttataggtTATTTAGGTAAAAAGACTTACATGCCCTTCCTTTTAAgttttatctataaaattaccaaaatgcccttctacttgatggattttttggatggagttagaggcggggagcaaaatgacgataagttggaaaaatcagggaggaaaatgactatttttaaactattggggcaaaaccgttaaaatgaccaaatcatagggagcaaaatggaagttaactttactatttatttgaattaattattacttttatatttatctatttacttcaaattcaaacttaattatctaatttgatattaacTATAAATTTGAACATTTTGTTTactttggtatcaaatagattttacgaaacttaaaataaaattaactaatatcaTATAtgatttatacatttacggagttttaaataaagggttaaatttattgagactacgttaacaaattttgcaacaacagaataatctatttttatcacgaaaaccaaactttgtgttaatatattaaatatttttattttcattatataaaattacatttactcgacccatgtaatacatgaggttttttaatatataactttttattatttgatgtataaaattagatttattcaattcatacaatacacggggttttttaaggatatatatataatttttttattatttagtacagaaaattacttTTAATCAAACCGTGtaatttgaacatgcgtcaacgtcgatgggttgaactactcaatgattacgaatgcgccatcaagtaccatccaggcaaagctaacgttgtggctgacgctctcagtcgaaaggacactctacctagacgtgtgcgagcactacagcttactattcagtccagtcttcctgcacagatacgagatgctcaggtagaagcattgaaaccagaaaacgtaagggctgaagccttacgtggctcaaggcaacgattagaacagaaggaagacggtgcctattatgtaacggggcgtatttgggtcccacattatggaaacttacgggagctggtaatggacgaagctcataagtctcgatacTCGGTACATgtaggttcggataaaatgtaccacgatctcagaacaacgtactggtggcctagcatgaaggcccacatagcaacttacgtccaagtgtttgacctgtgcgagggtcaagacggaataccagaaaccatcaggcctactttagcaacccaagataccacagtggaaatgggaggaaatttccatggattttgttactggcctgcacACTTCCTGGTGgcctatttgggtgatcgtggatcgactcacaaagtctgcacacttcctagctattaaggaaacggacaagttctccactctagcagacgtatatctcaaggaagttgtctcaaggcacggggtgccaatctctattatttcggatcacgatgcacgatttacttcagaactgtggcaagcaatgcacaaatcttttggctctcgattagatatgagcacagcatatcaccctcagacggatgggcagtctgagcgcacgattcaaaccctagaagacatgcttcgggcatgtgttattgattttggcaacagctgggaaaagcatctacctttagtggagttttcgtacaataacagttaccacaccagcatccaagccgctccattcgaggcattgtacggtcgtaaatgccggtcacctctttgttgggcagaggtgggggatagtcagatcacaggaccAGAAAtagtagttgatgctactgaacggattgcacaaatacggcaacgcatggcggcggctcgcgaccgtcagaaaagttacgctgataagcgcaggagaccactcgaattccaagttggggatcgagtgctactcaaggtttcgccctggaagggtgtagttcgttttggcaaacgaggcaaactcaatccgcggtatgtcggaccattcgagatcatagaaagaataggcaaggtggcctacaaactgaacataccagcagaactcggtgcagttcacaacgttttccacgtgtcgaatatgaagaagtgtctgtcagatgagaccctcatagttcctctgaaggaactcactatcgacgaacagttacatttcatcgaggaaccagttgaaatcacggaccgggatgtcaaggtcctcaagaacacgagaatcccttttgtgcgagttcgttggaactcccgtcatggcccagagttcacctgggaacgagaagatcaaataaaagaaaagtacccccaattgttcgcgaacagtacaaccactactgaggctgaagctaccacggaatttcaggacgaaattccagatcaacgggggggaggatgtgacaccccaggaaaaccagtaa
The sequence above is drawn from the Helianthus annuus cultivar XRQ/B chromosome 12, HanXRQr2.0-SUNRISE, whole genome shotgun sequence genome and encodes:
- the LOC110893170 gene encoding protein PHLOEM PROTEIN 2-LIKE A10 encodes the protein MDTDLVKKCLNYTQKRKKWLILLAALGFSTYGAIRVYNLPSVVKKRERFVKVVSAIASIAELLGESAETLGVVSKDLKEFIQSDSDEIPNSLRQLSKITKSNEVSESIVSVTRALTVGILRGYRVGARKGDPGGNAFADRALDKLFSPAGSGFVSVIVGSFAKNMVMAIGYEFNRSSSSSSSSSSVQKWVDVIAEEKCKRLIGDCIQQFVSTLVTVYLDKTMDVNPYDQILEGLTNPKHNEKVKDLLSTFCNGAIETLVKTSHEVISNPNGKELVLNGGIKSRKSESEGFVSRISSTLAVPSNRKLVLDMTGRVTFATVRSFLDFFLEQLSTGVKRKVDVVHEEAVDRGREVYRYVSTKSYAVMTICLSVWLHVLSSPWSFASA
- the LOC110895431 gene encoding tyrosyl-DNA phosphodiesterase 1-like — translated: MQDFPWKHGGSDKGSGFESDLIDYLSALKWPEFFVQFPERGNFSLNSSFFKKFDYSKVTVRLIAFVPGYHSGLNIKKWGHMKIRSVLQDCVFDKEMGTHEDPFSSTGSNIYQADVETDEVYAQMTLQPLTPQEQKDTFLPVELGTLSR